A genomic region of Barnesiella viscericola DSM 18177 contains the following coding sequences:
- the rpsB gene encoding 30S ribosomal protein S2, protein MSITTFDQLLEAGVHFGHLKRKWNPAMAPYIFMERNGIHIIDLYKTVAKIDEAAAALKSIAKSGKKILFVATKKQAKQVVAEKAAAVNMPYVIERWPGGMLTNFPTIRKAVKKMSTIDKMEKDGTFDNLSKREKLQISRQRAKLEKTLGSIADLNRLPAALFVVDVLKEHIAVREANRLGIPVFAMVDTNSNPNDIDFVIPANDDASKSIEVILDAVCGAIAEGLEERKAEKVDAPAEGEEAPVKKERKARISRKKADDAEAAAEPAAEEAPVAENKEVEE, encoded by the coding sequence ATGTCTATTACAACTTTTGACCAATTATTGGAAGCCGGTGTTCACTTCGGACACTTGAAAAGAAAATGGAACCCCGCTATGGCTCCTTATATCTTCATGGAGCGTAACGGTATCCACATTATCGACTTGTACAAAACCGTAGCCAAAATCGACGAGGCTGCTGCCGCATTGAAATCGATTGCCAAATCGGGTAAGAAAATCCTCTTCGTGGCTACCAAGAAGCAAGCCAAACAAGTGGTTGCCGAAAAGGCCGCTGCCGTAAATATGCCGTATGTAATCGAGCGTTGGCCCGGTGGTATGTTGACCAACTTCCCCACAATCCGCAAGGCTGTGAAGAAGATGTCGACTATCGATAAGATGGAAAAAGACGGAACGTTTGACAACCTGTCGAAACGTGAGAAACTGCAAATCTCTCGTCAACGTGCCAAATTGGAAAAAACGCTGGGTAGCATTGCCGACCTGAACCGTCTGCCCGCTGCCCTATTCGTAGTCGATGTTCTCAAAGAGCACATCGCCGTGCGTGAGGCCAACCGTCTGGGTATTCCCGTATTTGCCATGGTCGATACCAACTCCAACCCCAACGATATCGATTTCGTAATTCCTGCCAACGACGACGCCTCCAAGTCGATCGAGGTTATTCTCGACGCCGTGTGCGGTGCCATTGCCGAAGGTCTGGAAGAACGTAAAGCCGAAAAGGTTGATGCTCCTGCCGAAGGCGAAGAAGCTCCTGTAAAGAAAGAACGCAAAGCCCGCATCTCGCGCAAGAAAGCCGACGACGCTGAGGCTGCTGCCGAACCTGCTGCCGAGGAAGCTCCCGTAGCCGAGAACAAAGAAGTAGAAGAATAA
- a CDS encoding glycoside hydrolase family 26 protein, producing the protein MVHLRKPTFYLLFVLLILCACDENKCGSKAPDWIASDISASSVLTELCQELALRMDSGIMLGHEESLAYGSMWYNQPGRSDVKSVCGNYPAVVDWSLDGIESGASLSADSVPFVRIKQYVKQFYGHGGVTVFSWNPSWQSSLSGKTDSILSEQEFVQRYGKGLDRVAAFLMDLRSDSGSYIPVIVQLFDWTDLENVCSPEAYITLWRRSVDYLRNDKNVHHVLYAYSRNAVKTEEELTRYYPGNAYVDVVGLSLYQDFETDASGALYVQRLEQGLSAVCHFAQKNKKFPALTGTGLKGVKISNFFSGILDPVISRHKISYIVFGANMWNEEESYYIPIPGHPASEDFLNFVHSEHIIMCDNKL; encoded by the coding sequence ATGGTACATCTCAGGAAACCGACCTTTTATCTTCTCTTCGTGCTGTTGATTTTATGTGCTTGTGATGAAAACAAGTGTGGGAGTAAGGCCCCGGATTGGATAGCTTCTGACATCAGCGCGTCGTCCGTACTTACCGAGTTGTGCCAGGAGTTGGCCTTGCGTATGGATTCGGGAATCATGTTGGGGCATGAAGAGTCGTTGGCCTATGGTAGCATGTGGTATAATCAGCCCGGGCGTTCCGATGTAAAGAGCGTTTGCGGCAACTATCCGGCAGTTGTCGACTGGTCTTTGGACGGGATAGAATCAGGTGCGAGTCTCAGCGCCGATTCGGTTCCGTTCGTTCGTATCAAGCAGTATGTAAAACAATTTTATGGACACGGTGGTGTAACTGTTTTTTCGTGGAATCCTTCTTGGCAGAGCTCCTTGTCGGGTAAAACCGATTCAATTTTGTCGGAACAGGAGTTTGTTCAGAGATATGGCAAAGGGTTGGATCGGGTTGCCGCCTTTCTGATGGACTTGCGCTCCGACTCGGGGAGCTATATTCCGGTGATTGTTCAGCTGTTCGACTGGACCGATTTGGAAAACGTCTGTTCTCCCGAGGCATATATTACCTTGTGGCGCAGGAGTGTCGATTATCTCAGGAATGACAAGAATGTACATCATGTGCTTTATGCCTATTCGCGAAATGCCGTGAAGACCGAGGAGGAGTTGACTCGTTATTATCCGGGCAATGCCTATGTCGATGTGGTGGGATTAAGTCTGTACCAGGACTTTGAAACCGACGCTTCGGGAGCTTTGTATGTTCAGCGATTGGAACAGGGCCTTTCGGCCGTTTGCCATTTCGCCCAAAAGAACAAGAAGTTCCCGGCTTTGACGGGAACGGGATTGAAAGGGGTAAAGATCTCGAATTTCTTCTCGGGAATCTTAGACCCGGTGATTTCCAGACATAAGATAAGTTATATTGTATTTGGGGCTAATATGTGGAATGAAGAGGAGAGCTACTATATCCCCATACCGGGACACCCGGCCAGCGAGGATTTCCTGAATTTTGTGCATAGTGAGCATATTATCATGTGTGACAATAAATTATAA
- the rpsI gene encoding 30S ribosomal protein S9 translates to MEVVNALGRRKAAVARVFVSEGTGVVTINKRELAVYFPSSILQYIVKQPLEKLGVAEKYDIKVNLDGGGFKGQAEALRLAIARALVKINPEDKPALKAEGFMTRDPRAVERKKPGRPKARKRFQFSKR, encoded by the coding sequence ATGGAAGTAGTTAATGCATTAGGCAGACGTAAAGCCGCAGTAGCACGAGTATTTGTTAGCGAAGGTACGGGTGTAGTAACCATAAACAAAAGAGAGTTGGCTGTTTATTTCCCCTCTTCGATACTTCAATACATTGTGAAGCAACCGCTCGAAAAATTGGGCGTTGCCGAGAAATATGATATCAAAGTAAACTTGGACGGTGGTGGCTTCAAAGGCCAAGCCGAGGCTCTGCGCCTGGCTATCGCCCGTGCTTTGGTAAAGATCAACCCCGAGGACAAACCTGCTCTCAAAGCCGAAGGCTTCATGACTCGCGACCCGCGTGCCGTTGAGCGTAAGAAACCGGGACGTCCCAAAGCTCGTAAGAGATTCCAGTTCAGTAAACGTTAA
- a CDS encoding hybrid sensor histidine kinase/response regulator transcription factor, with product MYGLYLYDEASNRFIKKNLYCNNTEVKHVNTITEDSNGNLWIGTNEHGVCKYNPATGKTQFLLYDMMKSGNQILSNSVNAIDIDGHYLWIGTSIAGVSRYDMITGTFEDYTAENGKLSNNNIFALKTDHRGGVWIGTNWGLNYINSATGQTQQYTEDDGLANAAISGIVIDSNKHLWISTYYGLSHYNPQSGKFTNYYTSDGLINNEFRRGSYFQSKSGEIFFGGINGITFFFPFENQPSYGLSNLVFTDLFIYNKPVIPDKAKSILKETVDYTRKIVLSHDIKNFSISFSALEYNNPNNVIYQARLNGFEKEWTILPQGSNTVTYTNLKPGKYTLEIKANLPNTTELYRKIKIVITPPIWLSWWAKILYLLILIVGSFCTYISIKHRIAQKKENQKKQNENNIMQSQLQFFTDISHEIRTPLTLILTPIEELIKSTKDPDLKATYKIIDQNGHRILRLVNQVMEMRKLDKGQVKLCAEQTDINDFIHEIIVSFNHLAQEKNIGFDLHIAPDLPSVWIDQEKLDKVIFNVLSNAFKYTPANGEIELSVDINDSFLRIRITDTGCGIPKDLREKVFNRFYQVPNENNKVKMGTGIGLHLSRQLMEIHHGQIFVEDNDQPGTTFVILLPLDDSYLKPEEKKLEHSDRNLATLVQTSISPESTAEALPANSGKNKRKPKLLIVEDNQEIKDYIYKVLSPEYQIFEAKNGKEGLEMTIKELPDCIISDIMMPEMDGIEMCDKIKKNEQTSHIPVIMLTAKTAIEQRIEGLKVGADSYIPKPFNIEHLKIRIQKLIEVRRVMKNKYEGKSNTIKEEISSLKSTDEKFLEKLEKIVKSKMAETDLSVETISQEIGLSRSQLQRKLKQLTQQNPSDYIRITRLRHAAWLLASKNLSISEISYVTGFSSLSHFSNCFKEFYGMSPSHYMEIHRVPKKTQDSEDEAQQS from the coding sequence TTGTATGGGCTCTATCTGTATGACGAAGCGTCCAATCGCTTTATCAAGAAAAATCTGTATTGCAACAATACCGAAGTAAAACATGTCAACACCATCACCGAAGATTCCAATGGGAACCTCTGGATAGGAACCAATGAACACGGTGTGTGCAAATATAATCCGGCTACCGGGAAAACCCAGTTTCTGCTTTATGACATGATGAAATCGGGGAACCAGATTCTCAGCAACTCGGTCAATGCCATAGACATAGACGGACATTACCTATGGATTGGAACAAGTATTGCCGGTGTGAGTCGATATGACATGATAACCGGGACTTTTGAGGACTACACGGCAGAGAACGGCAAACTGAGCAATAACAACATTTTTGCCTTGAAAACCGACCACCGGGGAGGTGTGTGGATCGGTACCAACTGGGGTCTCAACTACATCAACTCGGCCACCGGACAGACTCAACAATATACCGAAGACGACGGATTGGCCAATGCCGCCATCAGCGGAATTGTCATAGACTCGAACAAACACTTGTGGATTAGTACCTACTATGGGCTATCACACTACAACCCGCAATCAGGAAAATTTACCAACTACTATACCTCCGACGGACTCATCAACAATGAATTTCGTCGAGGCTCCTATTTCCAATCCAAAAGCGGTGAAATCTTCTTTGGCGGGATTAACGGCATAACCTTCTTCTTTCCCTTCGAGAATCAGCCCAGTTATGGGCTATCCAATCTTGTGTTTACCGACCTGTTCATCTATAACAAGCCGGTCATTCCCGACAAGGCAAAATCAATACTAAAAGAGACTGTCGACTACACCCGCAAGATTGTATTGTCACACGACATTAAAAACTTCTCCATCAGTTTCTCGGCACTTGAATACAACAATCCCAACAATGTAATCTACCAGGCCCGTCTCAATGGGTTTGAAAAAGAGTGGACCATCTTGCCACAAGGGAGTAACACGGTTACTTATACCAATTTGAAACCCGGGAAATATACCCTGGAAATCAAAGCCAATCTACCCAATACGACCGAACTGTATCGAAAAATCAAGATTGTCATCACGCCACCGATATGGCTCTCCTGGTGGGCCAAGATACTCTATCTTCTGATTCTGATTGTAGGCTCTTTCTGCACGTATATCAGCATCAAACATCGTATTGCCCAAAAGAAAGAAAATCAAAAGAAACAGAATGAAAATAACATCATGCAGTCTCAACTGCAATTCTTCACCGATATATCGCACGAAATACGCACACCGCTCACCCTTATCTTGACTCCCATAGAAGAGCTCATTAAAAGCACGAAAGATCCCGACCTGAAAGCGACTTACAAAATCATCGATCAAAACGGGCATCGCATCTTGCGACTGGTCAATCAGGTAATGGAGATGCGAAAACTCGATAAAGGACAGGTGAAATTATGTGCCGAACAAACCGATATCAATGACTTTATCCACGAAATCATTGTCTCTTTCAACCATCTGGCCCAAGAGAAAAATATTGGCTTCGACCTTCACATAGCTCCCGACCTGCCGTCCGTATGGATTGATCAGGAGAAACTTGATAAGGTCATATTCAACGTACTGTCGAATGCCTTTAAATATACCCCGGCCAACGGGGAAATAGAGCTGTCGGTCGATATCAACGACTCATTTCTCAGAATACGCATTACCGACACAGGCTGCGGAATACCCAAAGATTTAAGGGAGAAGGTATTCAACCGCTTCTACCAGGTGCCCAACGAAAACAACAAGGTAAAAATGGGTACCGGCATAGGCTTGCATCTGTCGCGACAACTTATGGAAATACATCATGGCCAGATATTTGTAGAGGACAACGATCAACCCGGTACGACCTTCGTTATTCTTCTGCCTCTCGACGACAGTTACCTGAAACCGGAAGAAAAGAAATTGGAACACTCCGACAGAAACCTGGCCACCCTTGTACAAACTTCGATATCGCCCGAATCGACGGCCGAGGCTCTTCCTGCAAACTCGGGCAAGAACAAGCGTAAGCCCAAACTTCTCATCGTTGAAGACAATCAAGAGATAAAAGATTACATCTACAAGGTCCTGTCGCCCGAATATCAAATTTTTGAAGCGAAAAACGGGAAAGAAGGTCTGGAAATGACCATCAAGGAATTGCCCGATTGCATCATCTCCGATATCATGATGCCCGAAATGGACGGTATCGAAATGTGCGACAAAATCAAAAAGAACGAACAAACCAGCCATATCCCGGTTATCATGCTCACGGCCAAAACTGCAATCGAGCAACGTATCGAAGGTCTTAAAGTGGGAGCCGATTCATACATTCCCAAACCTTTCAATATCGAGCATCTGAAAATAAGAATACAGAAACTTATCGAGGTCCGCCGGGTCATGAAAAACAAGTATGAGGGCAAAAGCAATACCATCAAGGAAGAGATCAGTTCACTTAAATCGACCGACGAGAAGTTCTTGGAGAAACTCGAAAAGATTGTAAAAAGTAAGATGGCCGAGACCGATCTATCGGTCGAGACAATCAGCCAAGAGATAGGTCTCAGTCGCTCTCAACTGCAACGGAAACTCAAACAATTGACCCAACAGAATCCCAGCGATTACATCAGAATCACTCGATTACGCCATGCTGCATGGTTGCTCGCAAGCAAGAATCTCAGCATCTCCGAAATATCTTATGTGACCGGATTCTCTTCCCTCTCGCACTTTTCAAACTGTTTCAAAGAGTTTTACGGCATGTCGCCCAGTCACTACATGGAGATACACCGGGTGCCTAAAAAAACGCAAGACTCCGAAGACGAAGCACAACAGTCGTAA
- a CDS encoding glycoside hydrolase family 3 N-terminal domain-containing protein, with amino-acid sequence MKRKIVQFCILSAFAVGNLCYAVESDTRLEARVDSVLRLMTLTEKIGQMNQLSNKEELTGQQLEDFDTEALVRAGKVGSLLNVAGAEETRRYQEIAVKDTRLHIPLVFGLDVIHGFRTISPVPLAESCSWNMELIELSARIAAIEASAAGLQWTFAPMVDIAHDPRWGRVMEGAGEDPYLGAAVAVARVKGFQGDDLSAENTIAACAKHFAGYGAVEGGREYNTVDLSAQRLRELYLPPFAAAAEAGVATFMNAFNELMGVPATGSTFLVRDILKGEWNYDGMVVSDWGSVAEMAVHGVARDKSEAARLAVTAGCDMDMEGYCYVSELEDLVRRGVVSESLIDDAVRRILRLKFRLGLFDDPYRYCNAEREKRETLSAENREAVRAVARESIVLLENREGVLPLDGRYKTIGLIGPLADNPDDMLGSWCAWGQGRDVVDIRQGLEQAVGKSAVIRYAKGCEIEGDDRGGFDEAVRLARSCDVAILCLGENRFMSGEGASRTRLTLPGVQRELLQKIKETGTPVVLLLSNGRPLVLDWEKQNIATIVECWQLGVEAGHAIADVLLGRYNPSGKLTMSFPYNEGQIPVYYNCKSTGRPYVPGERYVTHYQDCPNEPLYAFGYGLSYTRFEYGDIELDKDTLSEGDTLRVVIPVTNVGDYDGQEVVQLYIRDVCSRITRPEKELKGFRKIALKKGETQSVVFHLSLADLEYVLADGRRVWDPGMFELFVGGSSTDVKRAEFMLK; translated from the coding sequence ATGAAAAGAAAGATCGTACAGTTTTGTATCCTGTCGGCTTTTGCCGTGGGTAACCTGTGTTATGCGGTTGAGTCGGATACACGTCTTGAAGCACGCGTTGACTCGGTGTTGCGGTTGATGACCTTGACGGAGAAAATAGGGCAAATGAACCAGCTCTCCAACAAGGAGGAGCTTACCGGGCAACAACTCGAAGATTTCGATACCGAGGCTCTCGTGCGGGCCGGTAAGGTGGGTTCTCTGCTCAATGTGGCCGGAGCCGAAGAGACGCGCCGTTATCAGGAGATTGCGGTGAAGGATACCCGGCTGCATATACCGCTTGTGTTTGGGTTAGATGTCATACATGGATTCAGGACTATCTCGCCGGTACCGCTGGCCGAGAGTTGTTCCTGGAATATGGAGTTGATAGAACTATCGGCCCGTATTGCTGCCATAGAGGCTTCGGCTGCGGGGTTGCAGTGGACTTTTGCTCCGATGGTCGATATTGCCCATGATCCACGCTGGGGTCGTGTGATGGAGGGTGCCGGAGAAGATCCTTACCTGGGGGCGGCCGTTGCCGTGGCTCGCGTGAAAGGATTTCAAGGCGATGACCTTTCGGCCGAGAATACGATTGCGGCTTGTGCCAAACATTTTGCAGGCTATGGCGCCGTTGAAGGTGGCCGTGAATACAACACGGTCGACCTCTCGGCACAACGGCTTCGGGAGCTGTATCTCCCGCCGTTTGCTGCGGCGGCCGAGGCCGGAGTGGCCACCTTTATGAATGCCTTTAACGAGTTGATGGGAGTCCCGGCCACCGGCTCGACCTTTCTGGTACGGGATATTTTGAAAGGCGAGTGGAATTACGACGGCATGGTTGTCTCGGACTGGGGCTCTGTGGCCGAGATGGCTGTGCATGGGGTAGCCCGGGACAAATCGGAGGCCGCCCGATTGGCTGTGACTGCCGGGTGTGACATGGATATGGAGGGCTATTGCTATGTATCGGAGCTCGAAGATCTGGTGCGTCGTGGCGTCGTCTCCGAGTCGTTAATCGACGATGCGGTGCGGCGTATCTTGCGACTGAAATTCCGGTTGGGACTTTTTGACGATCCCTATCGCTATTGCAATGCCGAGCGGGAGAAACGTGAAACATTATCGGCCGAGAATCGAGAAGCCGTGCGGGCTGTCGCACGTGAATCAATCGTGCTGTTGGAGAATAGAGAGGGCGTGTTGCCTCTGGACGGCCGTTACAAGACTATCGGTCTTATAGGTCCGTTGGCCGATAACCCCGACGATATGTTGGGCTCGTGGTGTGCCTGGGGACAAGGTCGTGATGTGGTGGATATTCGGCAGGGTTTGGAACAGGCCGTTGGGAAATCGGCGGTTATACGTTATGCCAAAGGGTGTGAGATTGAAGGTGATGACCGCGGTGGTTTTGACGAGGCTGTCCGTTTGGCCCGTTCTTGCGATGTCGCCATTTTGTGCCTGGGCGAAAATCGGTTTATGAGCGGTGAGGGGGCCAGCCGCACCCGATTGACTTTGCCGGGAGTACAGCGGGAGCTCTTGCAAAAAATCAAGGAGACCGGTACCCCTGTCGTTTTGTTGCTGAGTAACGGCAGGCCGTTGGTTCTCGATTGGGAAAAGCAGAATATAGCTACGATCGTGGAGTGTTGGCAACTGGGCGTTGAGGCCGGTCATGCGATTGCCGATGTGCTTCTGGGCCGGTATAATCCTTCGGGAAAATTGACCATGTCGTTCCCTTACAACGAGGGACAAATCCCGGTTTATTATAACTGTAAGAGTACCGGTCGTCCCTATGTGCCGGGCGAACGGTATGTAACCCACTATCAGGATTGCCCGAATGAACCGTTATACGCTTTTGGTTACGGGCTCAGCTATACCCGGTTTGAATATGGCGATATCGAGCTCGACAAGGATACTCTTTCCGAAGGGGATACTTTGCGGGTTGTCATACCGGTAACCAATGTCGGCGACTACGACGGACAAGAGGTTGTACAACTCTATATTCGTGATGTCTGTTCACGAATTACCCGTCCCGAGAAAGAGTTGAAGGGATTTCGAAAGATAGCCTTGAAGAAGGGCGAAACCCAGTCGGTTGTATTTCATCTGTCTCTGGCCGATTTGGAATATGTGTTGGCTGATGGCCGACGTGTGTGGGATCCCGGCATGTTCGAACTCTTTGTGGGGGGTAGCTCTACTGATGTGAAGCGAGCCGAGTTTATGTTGAAATAA
- a CDS encoding ligand-binding sensor domain-containing protein → MLTSQANTDKFFGSNNQLSNSHVNYIYQDRKGYIWICTENGLNLFDGIKFKVFTHIANDSTSLASNLVLSVLEDRSGNFWVGTTDGVQILNRETGQFQKVNLAYRNITNFNYIKCITEDSNGHIWLSTNHAGVIRIDEKSMNAVYYMQTNSNICSNKINTIYEDRFGNIWIGSQDNGISVLNIDNHTIDNYACDPADKNSLSSNKIFSIIEEPSGKILVATIDGTIDAFDYNTRSFQRNYIPSIERAYTLYTDSKKNLWIGTDGDGLKCYNFSDKTVSTYESELINLDMREAKVHSIFEDKQHNIWVALYPKGVLMIPLKDKIFKNIGFNPFYTNKNIGNECCLTILEDHNHEIWIGTDGDGIYKLDTDRKVKAHYKDPQFAPDVVLSIFEDSHNRIWIGTSCMGSICMTKRPIALSRKICIATIPK, encoded by the coding sequence TTGCTCACAAGCCAAGCCAATACCGACAAATTCTTTGGCTCCAACAACCAACTCTCCAACAGTCATGTCAACTATATCTATCAAGACCGTAAGGGATACATCTGGATCTGTACCGAGAATGGACTGAACCTGTTTGACGGAATCAAATTCAAGGTTTTTACTCACATAGCCAACGACTCCACCTCACTGGCTAGCAATTTAGTCCTGTCGGTTTTGGAAGACCGTAGCGGGAATTTCTGGGTAGGAACTACCGACGGCGTGCAGATTCTGAACCGGGAAACGGGACAATTTCAGAAGGTAAATCTCGCATACCGCAATATCACCAATTTCAACTACATCAAGTGCATTACCGAGGACAGCAACGGACACATCTGGCTATCGACCAATCATGCGGGCGTTATCCGCATCGACGAAAAATCGATGAATGCCGTGTATTACATGCAAACCAACAGCAATATATGCAGCAATAAGATAAATACCATCTACGAAGACCGCTTCGGCAACATCTGGATAGGCTCACAAGACAACGGTATAAGCGTCTTGAACATCGATAACCACACAATCGACAATTATGCCTGCGACCCGGCCGATAAAAACTCGCTGTCGAGCAACAAGATATTTTCTATCATAGAAGAACCGTCGGGCAAGATACTGGTAGCAACTATCGATGGCACCATCGATGCCTTTGATTACAATACCCGCTCTTTCCAACGGAACTATATCCCCTCGATTGAAAGAGCCTATACTTTATACACCGACAGCAAAAAGAATCTATGGATAGGTACCGACGGCGACGGACTGAAATGTTATAATTTCAGCGACAAAACGGTCTCGACCTATGAATCGGAACTGATCAATCTCGATATGAGAGAGGCAAAAGTCCACAGTATTTTTGAAGACAAGCAACACAATATCTGGGTAGCCCTCTACCCAAAAGGGGTACTGATGATTCCACTCAAAGACAAGATATTCAAAAACATCGGCTTCAACCCGTTCTACACCAACAAGAATATTGGCAACGAGTGTTGCCTCACTATCCTGGAAGACCACAATCACGAAATCTGGATAGGAACCGACGGTGATGGTATCTACAAACTGGATACCGACCGAAAAGTCAAAGCACACTATAAAGACCCTCAATTCGCCCCCGATGTGGTCTTGTCGATTTTTGAAGATTCTCATAACCGAATCTGGATAGGTACCTCTTGTATGGGCTCTATCTGTATGACGAAGCGTCCAATCGCTTTATCAAGAAAAATCTGTATTGCAACAATACCGAAGTAA
- the rplM gene encoding 50S ribosomal protein L13: protein MDTLSYKTISANKETAKKEWVVVDATDQVLGRLCAKVAKILRGKYKPCYTPHVDCGDNVIIINADKVQLTGKKWTDRVYLNFTGYPGGQRELSPAFLMKKGESKLFKRVLKGMLPKNKLGAQLLRNVYIYAGSEHPHAAQTPKTIDINTLK, encoded by the coding sequence GTGGATACTTTAAGTTATAAGACCATTTCTGCAAACAAAGAGACCGCAAAGAAAGAGTGGGTTGTTGTTGATGCAACCGACCAGGTTCTGGGTCGTCTGTGTGCAAAAGTTGCTAAGATATTGCGTGGTAAATACAAACCGTGCTATACTCCTCATGTAGATTGCGGTGATAACGTGATTATCATCAATGCCGACAAAGTGCAATTGACGGGTAAAAAATGGACTGATCGGGTTTATCTGAACTTTACGGGTTATCCCGGTGGCCAAAGAGAGCTCTCGCCTGCTTTCTTGATGAAAAAAGGTGAGTCGAAATTATTCAAACGTGTGCTGAAAGGTATGCTTCCCAAAAACAAACTGGGCGCTCAACTGTTGAGAAACGTATATATCTATGCAGGTAGCGAGCATCCCCACGCTGCACAAACCCCCAAAACAATTGATATTAACACCCTTAAATAA
- the tsf gene encoding translation elongation factor Ts, with amino-acid sequence MAVTMAEISKLRKLTGAGMMDCKNALTETNGDIEAAKEIIRKKGQAVAAKREDREASEGCVLAAAKGDFAAIVALKCETDFVAKNESFVELTRNILNAALDAKAANMDAVKALEINGTPVANLIVDEIGKTGEKMELGYYEAITAPYTTAYVHPGNKLATIVGLNLPDTDYQVAHDVAMQAAAMSPLAVSREDVPADVVAKELEIAKEKARQEGKKEEMLDKIAQGRLNKFYQEVCLLEQAFVKEPKENIQQYLHSHNKDLTVVAFKRVTLNEE; translated from the coding sequence ATGGCTGTTACAATGGCTGAAATCAGCAAGCTGCGTAAACTTACCGGTGCCGGCATGATGGACTGCAAAAACGCATTGACCGAGACCAACGGTGATATCGAAGCTGCAAAAGAAATTATTCGTAAAAAGGGTCAGGCTGTCGCTGCCAAACGTGAAGATCGCGAAGCCTCCGAAGGTTGTGTACTGGCTGCTGCCAAAGGCGATTTCGCTGCTATCGTAGCCTTGAAGTGCGAAACCGACTTCGTAGCCAAGAACGAATCGTTCGTGGAATTGACTCGAAATATCCTCAACGCCGCTCTCGATGCCAAGGCTGCCAACATGGACGCTGTAAAGGCTTTGGAAATCAACGGTACTCCCGTTGCCAACCTGATTGTTGACGAAATCGGTAAAACCGGCGAAAAGATGGAACTCGGTTACTACGAGGCCATCACCGCTCCCTATACCACGGCATACGTTCATCCGGGTAACAAACTGGCCACTATCGTAGGTCTCAACTTGCCCGACACCGACTATCAGGTAGCTCACGACGTAGCCATGCAGGCTGCTGCCATGAGTCCTCTTGCCGTTAGTCGCGAAGATGTTCCTGCCGACGTCGTAGCCAAAGAGCTCGAAATTGCCAAGGAGAAAGCCCGTCAAGAGGGTAAGAAAGAGGAGATGCTCGACAAGATTGCCCAAGGCCGTCTGAACAAGTTCTATCAAGAAGTTTGTCTGCTCGAGCAAGCCTTCGTAAAAGAACCCAAAGAGAACATTCAACAATATCTCCACTCTCACAACAAAGATCTTACGGTTGTTGCTTTCAAACGTGTTACTTTGAACGAGGAGTAA